AATCGTCTGTATATACTTTTTGATTGTCTCTACTGATTTCAGGCACAAATGTCCAATTTTCTTCTACCTGTTTTACTATAGCAGAATCTATATCGCCAATATAGTTTCCATTGTATTGTAAACCGCCTAAAGTTCCATTATAAACTCCCATAAATAAAAAGAAGTCCTCTGTGGTTTGTGTTTCAATTTCCCATTCCGATCTTTCGATTGTATCATAATTTCCGTAAACCGGCGGATTGTCCAGTTTTAAATCATCATTTTTGATTCCCCAGATAGCGACATTTTGGTTTTCTTCATAAATAACCAGAAAATCGTCTTCAGAAAAAGCAACTTCTTCAGGTTTCAGTAATCGGTTGTAGACATAATTGAGATTTTCTTCTTTTCCCAATTCGAGATAATATTCTTTAAGTTTTATGGGAAGAGTAATTTCTAAATCCTTTTCAAGTTCAAGAATTTCGGCTTCTGAAAATCCGTAGTTTTCATTTTCAGACAAGTTATAAAGGCGTTTAATCTTTTGAATATAATTCATTTTGGCTTTGTAAAATTTTATTGAAATGTGAAAATACGTAATTCTTTGTAAGATTGCAATTACTTTATGATTCCTAAACCTGATTTTTAGAAAAAAATGACAATTCCTTAAAATTGAAACTCTTTTTTCTAGTCACATTTTTTTGACTAATTGACTTGTGACTAAATACAGACGAACTTTGTTTGAAGTTAAATTTTTAAACCCAGGCGAAAATTTAAAACAATTATATGAAAGTACTTTCGCTATTCTTAATCTTGATTTGCAGTGTAAGCTGTCAGTCTCAAACGCATTCTAAAATGAACGAAAACAAAACAAATCCGCTTTTATGTGATCCTGTGAGCGGAACCTGTGAAATGCCTGTTGGCGAAACATCCAATGAAAATATTGCTATTAAATCTGAAAATAAACCTGTAAAAATAATCTACTATACTGACCCTATCTGTTCTTCCTGCTGGGGAATTGAACCTCAGCTTCGAAAACTAAAACTAGAATATGGAGATGATTTCGAAATCGATTACCGAATGGGCGGATTACTTCCCGATTGGAATTATAACAGTGGAGGAATCAGTAAACCATCTGACGTTGCACATCATTGGGACGAAGCAAGTTTGTATTACGAAATGCCAATTGATGGCGATGTTTGGCTGGAAGACCCATTAGATTCTTCTTATCCCTCTTGTATCGCTATGAAAGCGGCTCAAATTCAGAATAAGGAAAAAGCGGTCAAATTTATGCGAATCCTTCGTGAAAAATTATATTTGGAGAAAAAGAATATTGCCAAATGGGAAAACATAGTCGAGGCAGGAAAACTTGCAGGTCTTGATCCTGAAAAGCTAAAAAAAGATTATGATGGAGATGCCAAAAAACTTTTTGAAGAAGATTTGAGACTTGGAAAATCACTTGGTGTCAGAGGATTTCCAACATTGTTTTTTTCTGATGGAAATACTAATCAATTAACCGTTTATGGTTCTAAACCTTATTCCGCTTATGAAAATGCTTTGTTAGCGTTATATCCTGAAAGTAAAAAAGAAAAAATCGTTGCTAAAAATACCTTATCCATTTTCGAAGTTTATCCCACTTTAGCACCAAAAGAATATGCGGTTATTCAAGATATTTCTGTTAAGGATGCTATAATTATTCTGGAAGAATCATACAGCAAAGGAAAGTTAAATAAGAAAACCATAAAGAATGGTTCTCTCTATTCTGTAAAATAACATTCTGTTAATTTCGTTCCGTAGGAGCGTTTGATTGATCATAACAAAAATGACATCAGACGTCCCTACGGGACGAAACATTAAATCCAACATTATTTTTTCTACCAATGAGATGTTCCTAGGGGAACATGATTTTTTTGACAAAAAATATTTTTCATGGAATGTTTTAGTGCTGAAATTTATCCCTTAGATATTCTTATAGTTATTGAATTGGCTCTCTAAAAATATATCTATTATCATATTCAATTTCAAAAGCTCTCAATTGTTTTTGATATTCCTCTAAAAATGTTTCTTTTTTATGATGCTCTTCCTGATTTTCTATGTATCGAATAACATTCGATACTTGACTTCTTGAATAGGAAAATGCTCCATATCCCTCCTGCCATGCAAAATTTACACATAACTTTTGCTCTTTAATCCATTTTGTTGTTTCAGATTTTACATTTTGCATAAGAGACGAAATAGACTGTGTTGGTCTCATTCCGATAAATATATGAATATGATCAGACATACTATTTATACACAACATTTTGTGCTGATGTGACTGAATTATACCTGTAATATATTTATGCAATTTATCTTTCCATTCTGGTGCAATTAACGCTTTTCTGTATTTTACTGCGAAAACAAATTGTATATGTAATTGTGTGTACGTATTTGCCATAGGTCTACCGATGAGATGTTCCTAGCGGAACATTTTTTAAACATTTGCTATAAAATTCAAAAAAATCAATAATTCATCTATCTTCCAAAAGACATTAAAATGTCATTTTAAGCCAAAATGAAAATGTTCCATTAGCAGAACCCAATGTCATTAACATGTGAAAAATGTTCCGGTAGGAACATCTCATCGGTAGAACTCAATGTTAATCGCCATTTTATTTCGTCCCATAGGGACGTTTTTGACAATCCGGATTTCGTTTTAATATTTTACGATTTAGCATTCAATATAAAGACATAACGGTAACCAACTGAAAATTATAGAAATACCGAACATATTTCTGTAATACATTTTGGCAATTGCCAATTTAACTTTGTAAAACAGGCATTTTTCTAATCAATATAAACATTAAAAAAAGAAATTATGAAAAATCTAAATAACGAAAATTATGGTCAACACGATCCTGATTTCATAGACCAAAATACTCCCGTAGATTATCAGGCTGATTCTTTTTATGATGAACAAAATTTATTTCAAGGTATAAATGAAGATAACTACGGAGAACAAGATCCTGATATTATGGATCAAAATACTCCTATTGAAAACGAAAACGCTATTTATGAAGAGGATTATGACCAATATCAGTATCAAGAAGAATTTATTGATGACGGAAGGAATGCTTCCAATGATAGTCATCAAAATGAAACTCTAAGAGCAGAAAATATTCCGAATCAGGAAAGGATCATTAATGAAGATGGGCTTATTACAAATGATGGCGAAATAAATCATCATAATGATGATGAAAATTATCCTCCAACTGATTTAAATCAGGAAAATGACGAAGAAAAAGAACGAGATTTGGATAAAGATGAAGAACTGAATGATTTTGATGCTGAACACTATCCCGAAAACCATCCAAGAGAATAAATTAAAGTTCTCTCCCTGCAACTATGGAAATTGTAACACAAATCATTTGGCTTTTTGTTTTAGCTATTCCGATCGCCTGCATAAGCTGGACGGTAACGCATGAAGAAATTTTTAGGGAACCTCATGAATGGTGTGTCAGTCATGCAAAAAATGACAGATTTTTACTATCCAGAAAATTTTTCTATCTTTTAACCTGCGAATATTGTTTCAGCCACTATGTCACAATTGCGTTTTTGATTCTTTGTGATTATAAACTTTTGTTAAATGATTGGAGAGGCTATATTTTGGCAGGGTTTTCTCTGGTTTTTGTAGCAAATGTTTACATGAGTCTTTTTGCTTTACTGCGTCAGGCCATTAAAAAAGAAAAGGTTGAAATCGAAAAAATCGAGAGTGAAACTGAAATCGATAAACAATAATTAAAATAAGTAATAACTAAATAAATTAACATGATGGACAATTTAAATTTCATAGACCCATTATTGCATGGAATCACTCCAGAACCAAGTAAATCTCTTAATCTTTCTGTAAAGCAAATGGTCTTTGCAGGTGTTGGAGCTCTTGTTGCTTCGGCAGTTCTAAAAAAAACGGGACATCCAAAAGCCAGTGCAGTTGTAGGAAGTATTGCCTTGCCGATTTTAGCTTCTGCGTGTTATAAAAAATACAATGAAATTACGAAAGAAAAAATCGATGCTAAATCAAGCAGCGGTATCGAATACAATCATTAATATTCTGTATCATATATAATGAAAGAGCGCCTAAAAAAGCGCTCTTTCTCATTTTTAAGTGTTTAGGAAATATTTCCTTCAACCCAGTTTAATGCTTTATTAAACTCTACTCTTTTATATCCTCTAAACTCGCCTGGAATAATAAAACTGAATCCGTTTGTAAAAGATATGATTTCATCTGTATCAGTTACAATTGCAGCTCTATTCCATTTACCTAGATGTTTCAACCCAAGCAGTGCGTCCTGAAGCCATGCACCGGCAGTGAAATTTTGGATATCAGTATCTAATACTAGTAAAAAGTTAATTTCATTTATTTGTTTTACGAGATGCTCAACAGCAGGAACGACAGCTGTTAAAAAATCGTCTTTTGTTACTTCTGCCAAAGCTCTAAAAGCTACAACATTATCAGTAGTGTCAATTTGATGTATCATATTAAGTACTTTTGAGTTATTTAATTAAGTTTTTTTAAGATTTCAAAAAATGCTTAATCTTATACTCAAATATACTTATTATCAACCACATAGAAATTATATTTAACTATTAGTTTATTATATTATTTCGAGTGAATTAGGTTGCTTTTACCGCAAAGTGCGGAAAAAATTACGCAAAGGTCGCAAGTTTTTTTATCTAAGATTATGCTACATAAAAGTAAAAGTTCGCAAAGCTTTATCTATAAAGCTTTGCGAACTTTTTTATTTGTAAAATTCAACTTAAAAAATTCTTTGCGTGCTTTGCGTAAAATCTTAGCGCTCTTTGCGGTTAATCTCACCAGTATGAAGATTAACTGTAAAATGATCTGCCGGAACTTCATGCATAAATTTTTCTAAGATACTGAAGAACAATTTCATTTGTTTTTGCAAAGGTTTTGAAACATCATCTTTAGTATCTAAAAACAGCTTTGCTAAAACTTTATAAGCCGCTGTTCTTCTTTCCGAAACATCGGCAAAAGCCAATTCATCGGCATTTCTAAAACGATAAAAATCAATTAGAAGATCATTTCCTGTCCAATTAAAATCTTCATTTTTGAGTTTGCTTTGAACTAGAATTTGCTGTGATTTCATTTCAGCTGTTTTCCATTCTTTCTCAAACTGACTTTTATTTTTTAATATAAAATCAAAATCCTGATCGGCTTGTATGTTAGCTAAAACCAGTAAATCTTTAGCAGAAACATTCAAAATAAAATCCTTAAATTCAGTTGGCCAATCATCTTTTAGAAAGCGAAGACGTACTAATTCCTTCAAATGAAAATCGGTAAAATCATGATAATTTTTGGTATTTAGAATATCGATATTCCAAATATCTTTAGAGTTTTGACTTTCTAAAAACTGATATTCCATTTTATACAAATCGAATAGTTCATCATACCTCGGAACATTATCAATTGTAATCGTTTGAATATCGACAACATTATCTTTCTTTAAAGTCAGTAATTTATAAGCTGGAATATAGGCTGCAAGTGATGGAGTCTGAATATTTACTAAAGTATTTCCCTTTTGAGTTGTTCTAACTCCCGTGTCATTAATATGCATGTGACCGCCAAAATGAATCTTCAAACCCGCGTCGGCAAAAACCTGTGCTACTTCTTCTACTGGAACTCGGTTTAACTGCCATTTATTTGGGCCAAGCAATTCTTTTATTTCTGAGGAAGCATCATCATTAAAATCAATCATTGGAAAATGACTAAAAGCAACTAAAGTTTTTCCCTGCTTTTTGGCCTGCGCCGAAATCTCTTCGACCCATTTAATCAAATGTTTTTTATTTGAAAGTACATTATTATAACCCGTACTGGCTTCAGAATAACTTTTAGAATCTTTTGGATCGCCATCCATTTTCTTCGGGATATAAACATTTCCATCAATTGCCATTAACCAAAGTCCTTCAATTGGTTCAACCACATAACTCACATCTGGAACTTGGTAACCAGGCGCTACCTCATACATTCGATTAAATAATTTTGCGCTTTCTGCAGCTTTTTCAAACGAATAATTTTCATTTGTATAATGAGAAAATGGAGTTGCCCAAAATTTATAATTCTTGTTGGGATAAAAACCAAAACCTTTCAGGTTATCTGTAATTCCTAAATAACCCATTTTAGCAATATCGGCTGTTAGGACAACAGGCTGTTCAATTTGTAGATTGGGCGTATACATACCGTCTTTGCTATAAATGGGCTGACTTTTACCTTCTTTACCTAAAAAATCTTCTTTGCCAGATTCTTGCGCAAATGGCCCAACTGGATCGTGATTTCCTGTAGTAATAAAGAATTCTATTCCGTATTTTTTTTGATATTCATCTAAAATCTTTGCCAAACCGCGAACGTGTATGGGCTGGCCATCATCAGTATAATCTCCTGGAAGTGCAACGTATTTTATCTTTCGCTTGGCGATATCTTCCAACGCTGCTAAAAAGGCAAAATAGTTTTCGTTGAATATTCGAGTTGAATGAAGCTGTGAAGACATTGTTCGTACCAAAGAATATTGTCCCGTTTTCGGATTTAAAACGCCTTTATAATCTGAATCTGAGAAACCTCCAAATAAATCCTGAAGATGAACATCGGATAAAAATGCAATTTGTGTTCCGTTTAAGTTTTTTATTTTTTGTGCAGAAATGCTAAAATTGAAGAAAAGAAAAAAGTATAATATATAAACTGAAATGTATTTTGAATTCATAGGTTTTTAACTTTAATAAAATGGGGACTATTAGAAGTTTTGGGACTTTTAATAAGCAGCAATTTTATCGATTTAATACCTAAATGAGTTTACGATATTGTTATTGAATGATAATGTTTATCGCATTCCTATATTGAAAACTAAATATGCAACATTTTGAATTGTCCCTACAGGACAAACATAT
This portion of the Flavobacterium panacagri genome encodes:
- a CDS encoding SMI1/KNR4 family protein, translating into MNYIQKIKRLYNLSENENYGFSEAEILELEKDLEITLPIKLKEYYLELGKEENLNYVYNRLLKPEEVAFSEDDFLVIYEENQNVAIWGIKNDDLKLDNPPVYGNYDTIERSEWEIETQTTEDFFLFMGVYNGTLGGLQYNGNYIGDIDSAIVKQVEENWTFVPEISRDNQKVYTDDFYDVISLSFDKNNNCTASFIGSSDQNRFDAILDVIDIDWSYLSYDDEDYDDDEDEDD
- a CDS encoding DsbA family protein, whose protein sequence is MNENKTNPLLCDPVSGTCEMPVGETSNENIAIKSENKPVKIIYYTDPICSSCWGIEPQLRKLKLEYGDDFEIDYRMGGLLPDWNYNSGGISKPSDVAHHWDEASLYYEMPIDGDVWLEDPLDSSYPSCIAMKAAQIQNKEKAVKFMRILREKLYLEKKNIAKWENIVEAGKLAGLDPEKLKKDYDGDAKKLFEEDLRLGKSLGVRGFPTLFFSDGNTNQLTVYGSKPYSAYENALLALYPESKKEKIVAKNTLSIFEVYPTLAPKEYAVIQDISVKDAIIILEESYSKGKLNKKTIKNGSLYSVK
- the tnpA gene encoding IS200/IS605 family transposase; this translates as MANTYTQLHIQFVFAVKYRKALIAPEWKDKLHKYITGIIQSHQHKMLCINSMSDHIHIFIGMRPTQSISSLMQNVKSETTKWIKEQKLCVNFAWQEGYGAFSYSRSQVSNVIRYIENQEEHHKKETFLEEYQKQLRAFEIEYDNRYIFREPIQ
- a CDS encoding PrgI family protein; the protein is MMDNLNFIDPLLHGITPEPSKSLNLSVKQMVFAGVGALVASAVLKKTGHPKASAVVGSIALPILASACYKKYNEITKEKIDAKSSSGIEYNH
- a CDS encoding STAS/SEC14 domain-containing protein, whose product is MIHQIDTTDNVVAFRALAEVTKDDFLTAVVPAVEHLVKQINEINFLLVLDTDIQNFTAGAWLQDALLGLKHLGKWNRAAIVTDTDEIISFTNGFSFIIPGEFRGYKRVEFNKALNWVEGNIS
- a CDS encoding metallophosphoesterase family protein, giving the protein MNSKYISVYILYFFLFFNFSISAQKIKNLNGTQIAFLSDVHLQDLFGGFSDSDYKGVLNPKTGQYSLVRTMSSQLHSTRIFNENYFAFLAALEDIAKRKIKYVALPGDYTDDGQPIHVRGLAKILDEYQKKYGIEFFITTGNHDPVGPFAQESGKEDFLGKEGKSQPIYSKDGMYTPNLQIEQPVVLTADIAKMGYLGITDNLKGFGFYPNKNYKFWATPFSHYTNENYSFEKAAESAKLFNRMYEVAPGYQVPDVSYVVEPIEGLWLMAIDGNVYIPKKMDGDPKDSKSYSEASTGYNNVLSNKKHLIKWVEEISAQAKKQGKTLVAFSHFPMIDFNDDASSEIKELLGPNKWQLNRVPVEEVAQVFADAGLKIHFGGHMHINDTGVRTTQKGNTLVNIQTPSLAAYIPAYKLLTLKKDNVVDIQTITIDNVPRYDELFDLYKMEYQFLESQNSKDIWNIDILNTKNYHDFTDFHLKELVRLRFLKDDWPTEFKDFILNVSAKDLLVLANIQADQDFDFILKNKSQFEKEWKTAEMKSQQILVQSKLKNEDFNWTGNDLLIDFYRFRNADELAFADVSERRTAAYKVLAKLFLDTKDDVSKPLQKQMKLFFSILEKFMHEVPADHFTVNLHTGEINRKER